In Paenibacillus sp. FSL R7-0345, a single window of DNA contains:
- a CDS encoding methyl-accepting chemotaxis protein translates to MKLLKNLSIAKKLMILICVSAISLLTVGILGQQYTNKMADESTVMYEENLIPLNTVMQIRVNVRASDAYTLEILATTDAARTKELNGEIISAWEEIDGMIQEIEATHLREEERQLMTQYHEYADALKISRDRVVELAIQNKNTEAYALYTEEVESQRKLVNDTLKALQRSKVDGAGTINTENQSSVIRILIISSIVILAALALLVLLGTLIARMIVKPVKEVRHLLAEAQSGDFTVKGSYTSKDEIGELTASFNAMTGRLQSIFSTVQESSHFVASTSEELSASAEQNSHASGHIAETVQDLVSGTEKQVDIVEESSASISDMTGYAREIAGHTEQMKQDALHASQMSLEGNQAITEVTSQMHSISTNVSSLYEAVNSLNSRSSQIEQIVSVISGISAQTNLLALNASIEAARAGEHGRGFAVVAGEVRKLAEQSDRSTEQVTQLIHLIQQDTETTLHTMDIASKEVHAGLIVVDDAGSSFRNIDEAVSRFVAQIGDISAALQKLAGGAVSVNASIGQVSEVARDSSSLSQNISAATEEQLASMEEISSSAQALASLADDLQKILNQFKI, encoded by the coding sequence ATGAAGCTTCTGAAAAACCTTAGCATTGCCAAAAAGCTTATGATCCTTATCTGCGTAAGCGCCATTTCCTTATTAACAGTGGGGATTCTCGGACAGCAATACACCAATAAAATGGCTGATGAATCAACAGTCATGTATGAAGAAAATCTGATACCGCTTAATACCGTTATGCAAATCCGGGTAAACGTCAGGGCAAGTGATGCCTACACGCTGGAAATCCTCGCAACCACAGATGCCGCTCGGACCAAGGAGCTTAACGGGGAGATCATCTCCGCCTGGGAGGAAATTGACGGCATGATTCAGGAGATTGAAGCAACCCATCTCAGAGAAGAAGAACGCCAGTTAATGACCCAATATCATGAGTACGCCGATGCTTTGAAAATCTCCCGGGACCGGGTCGTGGAACTGGCTATCCAAAATAAAAATACAGAGGCCTACGCTCTTTATACTGAGGAAGTTGAATCACAGCGAAAACTGGTTAATGATACGCTTAAAGCCTTGCAGCGCTCGAAAGTGGATGGTGCAGGCACTATAAACACCGAAAATCAGAGCAGTGTAATCCGCATTCTTATTATCTCCTCCATTGTTATTCTTGCTGCACTGGCGCTCCTGGTGCTGCTGGGCACTCTGATTGCCCGGATGATCGTAAAACCGGTTAAGGAAGTCAGGCATCTGCTGGCTGAGGCGCAAAGCGGTGATTTTACGGTCAAAGGCAGCTATACCTCCAAAGATGAGATTGGTGAGCTTACAGCTTCTTTTAATGCAATGACCGGCAGGCTACAGTCTATTTTCAGCACAGTCCAGGAGTCCTCTCATTTTGTTGCCTCCACATCCGAGGAGCTCAGTGCCAGCGCAGAACAGAACAGCCATGCCAGCGGCCATATTGCCGAGACGGTTCAGGATCTGGTATCCGGTACAGAGAAGCAGGTGGATATTGTCGAAGAGAGCTCGGCTTCCATTTCTGACATGACCGGCTATGCCCGGGAAATTGCCGGCCATACAGAACAAATGAAACAAGATGCACTCCACGCTTCCCAAATGTCGCTTGAGGGCAATCAGGCCATTACAGAGGTTACCTCACAAATGCACTCGATTTCTACAAATGTAAGCAGCCTCTATGAAGCAGTTAACAGCCTCAATAGCCGCTCTAGTCAAATAGAGCAGATTGTTAGTGTGATCTCCGGGATTTCAGCCCAGACCAATCTGCTTGCACTGAATGCATCAATTGAAGCAGCCAGAGCCGGGGAACATGGCAGAGGCTTCGCAGTGGTAGCCGGTGAAGTGCGGAAGCTGGCCGAGCAGTCGGACAGATCAACCGAGCAGGTTACGCAGCTTATACACCTTATCCAGCAGGATACAGAGACAACACTGCATACGATGGATATCGCTTCAAAAGAAGTGCATGCCGGGTTGATCGTAGTGGACGATGCCGGCAGCTCCTTCCGCAACATTGATGAGGCGGTGAGCCGGTTCGTTGCCCAGATCGGGGACATTTCTGCTGCTCTGCAAAAGCTCGCCGGTGGTGCCGTTAGCGTGAATGCCTCTATCGGCCAGGTTAGCGAGGTTGCCAGGGACTCTTCTTCCCTCTCGCAAAATATCTCTGCCGCAACCGAAGAGCAGCTGGCCTCCATGGAAGAGATTTCTTCTTCAGCCCAGGCATTAGCCAGTCTGGCCGATGATCTCCAGAAGATTCTGAACCAGTTCAAAATCTGA
- a CDS encoding alpha-galactosidase produces MNIYVDESLGLFHLQSKDTSYIIQLVEGYPSHVYWGSRLRHDSSLTDALQLRERSSFSPNPVPGKPSLSLDALPQEYPQYGTSDFRRPAYQAQLADGSRITELKYAGYAITSGKPVLEGLPAVYTESDDEAQTLELILKDDYAGLTVKLLYTVFADHSAIARSVHFEHNGSEPLRLEQALSASVDFADSAYDTLHLSGAWVRERHIQRRALVPGAAVALESRRGSSSHQLNPFMALLRHGADEDHGDVYGFSLVYSGSFAAVAEVEQFGTTRVNIGINPFDFSWLLEPGQTFQTPEAVLVYSGEGLGGMSRTYHRLYRTRLSRGVHRDKARPILVNNWEATYFNFDADKITAIAKEAGPLGIELFVLDDGWFGKRDNDDSSLGDWFEHSRKLPGGLADLAGRVNAEGLQFGLWVEPEMVSPDSELYRKHPDWCLHAEGRRRTEARNQLILDLSRPEVCDYLYETLSAVFASAPVTYVKWDMNRNMTEVVSAAAAPERQKETAHRYMLGLYNLMERLTSRFPDILFESCSGGGGRFDPGMLFYMPQTWTSDDTDAIERLAIQYGTSIVYPASSMGAHVSAVPNHQVERTTSLAIRGDVAMSGNFGYELDLTAFTEAEKNLAAKQIAQYKEIRTLVQQGDMYRLMSPFEGSGDTAWMFVSEDKTEAFVAYFRVLAKPNAPITRLALKGLDPELDYVLETGAADSTDSHGSTAAAAADSSAPFQPAFGGTPYGGDRLMRIGLIVSDLRGDFASCTYRLRAVQG; encoded by the coding sequence ATGAACATTTATGTAGACGAATCGCTTGGCCTGTTCCATCTTCAATCCAAAGATACCAGCTATATTATCCAACTCGTCGAAGGCTATCCGTCCCATGTGTATTGGGGATCACGCCTCCGCCACGACAGCAGTCTGACTGATGCGCTCCAGCTACGCGAGCGGTCATCGTTCTCCCCGAATCCGGTGCCGGGCAAACCGTCCCTTTCACTGGATGCCCTGCCGCAGGAGTATCCGCAATACGGCACAAGTGATTTCCGCCGTCCTGCTTACCAGGCCCAGCTTGCCGACGGCAGCCGGATTACAGAGCTGAAATATGCAGGATATGCTATTACTTCCGGCAAGCCGGTTCTGGAAGGACTTCCCGCTGTCTATACTGAAAGCGATGATGAAGCACAGACACTGGAGCTTATCCTGAAGGACGACTACGCCGGGCTTACCGTAAAGCTGCTGTACACTGTTTTTGCTGATCACAGCGCGATTGCCCGCTCCGTACACTTTGAGCATAACGGCTCGGAGCCGCTGCGGCTGGAGCAGGCCTTGAGCGCCTCGGTTGATTTTGCCGATTCCGCCTACGATACCCTTCACCTCAGCGGAGCCTGGGTAAGAGAGCGTCATATTCAGCGCCGCGCGCTTGTACCAGGCGCAGCGGTAGCGCTGGAGAGCCGCCGCGGCTCAAGCAGCCATCAGCTTAACCCGTTCATGGCCCTGCTGCGCCACGGCGCGGATGAAGACCACGGCGATGTATACGGCTTCAGCCTGGTCTACAGCGGCAGCTTCGCTGCGGTTGCCGAGGTTGAGCAGTTCGGAACAACCCGTGTCAACATCGGGATTAACCCGTTTGATTTCTCCTGGCTGCTCGAGCCGGGTCAGACCTTCCAGACCCCGGAAGCGGTGCTGGTCTATTCCGGCGAAGGTCTCGGCGGCATGTCACGCACCTATCACCGGCTGTACCGGACCCGCCTCTCCCGCGGCGTTCACCGCGACAAAGCCCGTCCGATTCTGGTCAACAACTGGGAAGCGACTTATTTTAACTTTGATGCCGACAAAATCACAGCCATTGCCAAGGAAGCCGGTCCGCTCGGCATCGAGCTGTTCGTACTTGATGACGGCTGGTTCGGCAAGCGTGATAATGACGACAGCTCGCTCGGCGACTGGTTCGAACACAGCCGCAAGCTGCCAGGCGGTCTTGCTGACCTTGCCGGCCGCGTAAATGCGGAAGGCCTGCAATTTGGCCTGTGGGTAGAGCCGGAAATGGTCTCGCCGGACAGCGAGCTGTACCGCAAACACCCGGACTGGTGCCTGCATGCTGAAGGGCGCCGCCGTACCGAGGCTCGCAACCAGCTGATTCTTGACCTTTCACGTCCGGAGGTCTGCGATTATCTGTATGAAACCTTGAGCGCCGTCTTTGCAAGCGCGCCGGTTACGTATGTTAAATGGGACATGAACCGCAACATGACCGAGGTTGTCTCTGCTGCTGCAGCTCCTGAGCGCCAGAAGGAAACGGCCCACCGCTACATGCTCGGCCTGTATAACCTGATGGAGCGCCTGACTTCACGTTTCCCTGACATCCTGTTCGAGAGCTGCTCCGGCGGCGGCGGCCGGTTCGATCCGGGCATGCTGTTCTACATGCCGCAGACCTGGACCAGTGATGACACCGATGCCATCGAGCGTCTGGCGATCCAGTACGGCACAAGCATTGTGTACCCGGCCAGCAGCATGGGCGCACACGTCTCCGCCGTGCCGAACCACCAGGTTGAGCGCACAACCTCGCTTGCGATCCGCGGCGACGTGGCCATGAGCGGAAACTTCGGCTATGAGCTGGATCTGACTGCCTTCACCGAAGCAGAAAAGAACCTGGCTGCCAAGCAGATCGCCCAATACAAAGAAATCCGTACGCTTGTCCAGCAAGGTGATATGTACCGGCTGATGAGCCCGTTCGAAGGCAGCGGGGATACCGCCTGGATGTTTGTCAGTGAAGACAAGACAGAAGCCTTTGTCGCGTACTTCCGTGTACTTGCCAAGCCTAATGCCCCAATTACCCGGCTTGCGCTTAAAGGACTTGATCCTGAGCTGGATTATGTGCTGGAGACCGGCGCAGCGGACAGCACGGACAGCCATGGCAGTACAGCGGCTGCTGCAGCAGACAGCTCTGCCCCGTTCCAGCCGGCCTTCGGCGGAACACCTTACGGCGGCGACCGCCTGATGCGCATCGGTCTCATCGTGTCCGATCTGCGCGGCGACTTCGCCAGCTGCACCTACCGACTGAGAGCCGTACAAGGCTGA
- a CDS encoding LacI family DNA-binding transcriptional regulator: MATIKDIAREAGVSAATVSRVLNNDLTLAVSDDTRTRIFAVAEQLEYKPARLKQLKRDTELGGKTVSLLLWCSPEEERDDPYYGSIRRGVELRCEELGIRLGQTLRGRAPQHLLRPGDGLIVVGGFDLKEIEGLHNDPDTIVLVDQYQERSDYDSVRTHFRQAVDQALGHLFALGHREIAFIGGGDGGERRAHHFMRVMQQQGCYDPGLIRTGSWSSADGYRMMDELLAGAKRPTACFAASDPLAVGALRALHDHGVQVPQEMAVVGFDDIEMAAYVQPPLTTIRAYPEQMGRAAVQLLAERFEGREAPSHTMIGTKLIVRGSCGAAAE, translated from the coding sequence TTGGCAACGATTAAAGACATCGCCCGTGAAGCCGGAGTATCCGCAGCTACTGTATCACGGGTATTAAATAACGACTTGACCCTGGCTGTCAGCGACGATACGAGGACCCGGATTTTTGCGGTAGCGGAGCAGCTTGAGTATAAGCCTGCCCGGCTGAAACAGCTGAAACGGGATACCGAGCTGGGCGGCAAAACCGTTTCGCTGCTGCTCTGGTGTTCTCCCGAGGAAGAAAGGGATGACCCGTATTACGGCTCTATCCGCCGCGGAGTCGAGCTGCGCTGTGAGGAGCTCGGCATCCGGCTCGGACAGACACTGCGCGGACGGGCACCGCAGCACCTGCTCCGGCCCGGCGACGGTCTTATCGTTGTCGGCGGCTTCGATCTCAAAGAGATTGAAGGACTGCATAACGATCCCGACACTATAGTGCTCGTTGACCAGTATCAGGAACGCTCCGACTATGACTCGGTGCGGACGCATTTCCGCCAGGCAGTGGATCAGGCACTCGGTCACCTGTTTGCCCTGGGCCACCGCGAGATTGCTTTTATCGGCGGGGGCGACGGCGGCGAACGCCGGGCCCATCATTTCATGCGGGTGATGCAGCAGCAGGGCTGCTACGATCCCGGATTGATCCGCACTGGCAGCTGGAGCAGCGCCGACGGATACCGGATGATGGACGAGCTGCTGGCAGGTGCGAAGCGGCCGACCGCCTGCTTCGCTGCCAGTGATCCGCTTGCCGTCGGCGCCCTGCGCGCCCTGCATGATCACGGGGTGCAGGTACCGCAGGAGATGGCGGTTGTCGGCTTCGACGATATCGAGATGGCGGCTTATGTCCAGCCGCCGCTGACCACCATCCGCGCCTATCCCGAGCAGATGGGCAGGGCTGCGGTCCAGCTGCTTGCCGAGCGGTTTGAAGGCCGTGAAGCGCCGTCGCATACGATGATCGGCACAAAGCTGATTGTCCGGGGAAGCTGCGGTGCGGCAGCGGAGTAA
- a CDS encoding sensor histidine kinase, with translation MNIAAFIRNWFGRLRFKSKVIAIFLPLLILSLLILGALSSHLFSRSLIERTTRNVADESQLILSRTDYILRSAETAANIMVTNINRLYESYPGGQSVPLEEVRFANLMQSRLSTDLSIFREVDAAVFVGNDGTVYSSYTSGGEEGGIAASSMLEEMQTADSYGVSHWFGMEQRSYLTPDPAAPILTLGKMVINIDSGETLGTLFLMIREEQLSAFLQSSDPAAPKAYYFMDERGRIVAAADKSSLLQPVEQSVAAEIGAAGGLAGEASFSYLEGGNLVTVSRYGRMGWELINVVSLKLLTADVQQNVRLTALVGALCLIFSLFGANLLSRMVASPLERLTRAMRQVVSGDLRPVAAARTEDEIGTIAEAFNFMVGRVGELLGKVTEEQKRKREYELALISAQIKPHFLYNTLDTIYVLNELDRNEEARDTTKALADFYRMVLNKGRELIILEKEAQITDDYLSIMQIRYPDVFRYEIDIPPELSGTPVPKLSLQPLVENAIYHGLKKKGSKGFIRIQAAVAGGKVVVQVTDNGVGMDAERMEAIMSGHSPEEETRSIGTYSVRQRLSLYFGEEYGLTVRSAAGEGTVVELSLPLLGNEKRDVHDVQGDDC, from the coding sequence TTGAATATTGCAGCATTTATCAGAAACTGGTTTGGACGGCTCCGCTTCAAAAGCAAGGTGATTGCGATTTTTCTTCCCTTGCTGATTTTGTCTCTGCTTATTTTGGGCGCATTGTCCAGTCATTTATTCAGCCGTTCGCTGATTGAGCGGACCACACGCAATGTCGCGGACGAATCACAGCTGATTCTCTCCCGCACGGATTATATTCTGCGCAGCGCAGAAACGGCAGCCAATATTATGGTTACGAACATCAACCGTCTATATGAATCTTATCCGGGGGGCCAGAGTGTTCCGCTGGAGGAGGTACGCTTTGCCAATCTGATGCAGAGCCGGCTGTCCACGGACCTGTCCATTTTCCGGGAGGTTGATGCGGCGGTCTTCGTCGGCAACGACGGCACAGTCTATTCATCCTACACTTCCGGCGGAGAGGAAGGAGGCATTGCCGCAAGCAGCATGCTGGAGGAAATGCAGACAGCCGACAGCTACGGTGTGTCCCACTGGTTCGGGATGGAGCAGCGGAGTTATCTGACTCCTGACCCGGCGGCACCTATACTGACTCTCGGCAAAATGGTCATTAACATCGACAGCGGCGAAACGCTGGGCACGCTTTTTCTGATGATCCGGGAGGAGCAGCTGTCAGCCTTTCTGCAGTCAAGTGATCCGGCTGCGCCAAAAGCGTATTATTTCATGGATGAGCGGGGGCGCATTGTAGCTGCAGCGGATAAAAGCAGCCTGCTCCAGCCGGTGGAGCAATCGGTAGCAGCTGAAATCGGGGCGGCCGGCGGCCTTGCCGGTGAAGCGAGCTTTTCCTATCTGGAGGGCGGTAATCTGGTTACCGTCAGCCGTTACGGCCGGATGGGCTGGGAGCTGATCAATGTGGTGTCTCTGAAGCTGCTGACGGCCGATGTACAGCAGAATGTGCGGCTGACGGCGCTGGTCGGCGCACTTTGTCTGATTTTTTCCCTGTTCGGGGCGAATTTGCTTTCCCGGATGGTGGCCAGTCCCCTGGAGCGGCTGACCCGGGCGATGCGGCAGGTGGTGAGCGGTGATCTGCGGCCGGTTGCAGCAGCAAGGACGGAGGATGAGATCGGGACGATTGCCGAGGCGTTTAATTTTATGGTCGGACGGGTCGGTGAGCTGCTGGGCAAGGTGACGGAGGAGCAAAAACGCAAGCGGGAATATGAGCTGGCGCTGATCAGCGCGCAGATTAAACCGCATTTTTTGTATAACACACTGGATACCATTTACGTGCTGAATGAGCTGGACCGCAATGAGGAGGCGCGGGATACGACGAAGGCTCTGGCGGATTTTTACCGGATGGTGCTCAATAAGGGCAGAGAGCTGATTATTCTGGAAAAAGAAGCGCAGATCACCGACGATTACCTGTCGATTATGCAGATCCGCTACCCCGACGTCTTCCGCTATGAGATCGACATTCCCCCAGAACTGTCAGGTACGCCGGTACCCAAGCTGTCGCTGCAGCCGCTGGTGGAGAATGCAATCTATCACGGGCTGAAAAAGAAAGGCAGCAAAGGCTTCATCCGGATTCAGGCAGCCGTTGCCGGAGGTAAAGTGGTTGTCCAGGTGACGGACAACGGGGTGGGCATGGATGCGGAGCGGATGGAAGCGATCATGTCCGGGCATTCGCCTGAGGAGGAGACGAGGTCGATCGGCACCTATAGTGTCCGGCAACGGCTCAGTCTATATTTTGGTGAGGAGTACGGACTGACGGTGCGGAGTGCTGCCGGAGAAGGAACAGTGGTGGAGCTGTCTTTGCCGCTGCTTGGAAACGAAAAGAGGGATGTGCACGATGTACAAGGTGATGATTGTTGA
- a CDS encoding response regulator has protein sequence METKRGMCTMYKVMIVDDEPLFRDFLRLKMDWQRHGYQVCCEARNGQEALVEAEKHQPHLALVDINMPFMDGIELAGKLKDRFERIVIVFISGHNEFEYVQKAVRTGVQDYLLKPFNEAEMTEMLERIRPKLPRLSGGRGADPQVAEGGGAPAAVRPGQETPEPGAVRDAIVLGLRMKDADVLDEVRKAVSQLRGSPWGDEYADAMMMGLLSLALTFAGERGFAYSRVWDSEEDKAPYERLKACGSWDAAEAWLIALYRRVIQLTEDVKPTKASSLFSAAIRYIEQHYADAELSAEQVAGGVYVDSSYLRRVFRKESGHSIVDHITHIRMKKARALLLEGNRRLADISQSVGYADPNYFSKSFKKRFGVSPTEYEQLVRK, from the coding sequence TTGGAAACGAAAAGAGGGATGTGCACGATGTACAAGGTGATGATTGTTGATGACGAGCCGCTGTTCCGCGATTTTTTGCGGCTCAAAATGGACTGGCAGCGCCACGGCTACCAGGTATGCTGTGAAGCAAGAAACGGGCAGGAGGCACTGGTGGAGGCGGAGAAGCATCAGCCGCATCTGGCGCTGGTTGATATTAATATGCCGTTTATGGACGGCATTGAGCTGGCGGGCAAGCTGAAGGACCGCTTTGAGCGGATCGTGATTGTGTTCATTTCGGGACACAATGAGTTTGAGTATGTGCAGAAGGCGGTGCGCACCGGTGTGCAGGATTATCTGCTCAAGCCGTTTAACGAAGCGGAGATGACCGAGATGCTGGAGCGCATCCGGCCGAAGCTGCCGCGCCTGTCCGGCGGCCGCGGGGCTGACCCGCAGGTGGCGGAGGGCGGCGGGGCTCCGGCTGCCGTCCGTCCCGGACAGGAGACGCCCGAACCCGGTGCGGTACGCGACGCGATTGTGCTCGGCCTGCGCATGAAGGATGCCGACGTGCTGGACGAGGTACGCAAAGCAGTAAGCCAGCTGCGGGGGAGCCCCTGGGGAGACGAATATGCGGATGCGATGATGATGGGGCTGCTCTCGCTGGCGTTAACCTTTGCGGGGGAACGCGGCTTTGCCTACAGCCGGGTCTGGGACAGCGAAGAGGACAAAGCGCCGTATGAGCGGCTGAAGGCATGCGGGTCCTGGGATGCGGCCGAGGCGTGGCTGATCGCCCTGTACCGCAGGGTCATCCAGCTGACCGAGGATGTGAAGCCGACCAAGGCTTCCAGCCTATTCAGCGCAGCTATCCGCTATATTGAGCAGCATTATGCGGATGCCGAACTGTCAGCCGAGCAGGTGGCGGGCGGCGTCTATGTCGACTCCAGCTATCTGCGCCGCGTGTTCCGCAAGGAGTCCGGCCACTCCATTGTCGACCATATCACCCATATCCGCATGAAAAAAGCGCGGGCCCTGCTGCTGGAAGGCAACCGCAGACTGGCCGATATCTCCCAGAGCGTCGGTTACGCCGACCCCAACTATTTCAGCAAAAGCTTCAAAAAGCGCTTCGGCGTGTCGCCGACGGAATATGAGCAGCTGGTGCGGAAGTAG
- a CDS encoding extracellular solute-binding protein: MNNQRKGLSALMITLSMTLVLSACGGGNNAASDNNTAANTPAEGSAVKLKVYAQHFDDDTKGPFDYAVAELKKEMPEVEIELDPAVQDGNQKLKTYAATGNMPDIYFTDWATLQTFAKSKNVEVLDDYEATTEYKNSLNPGVESRLIAPDGHVYAYPDTGIEFQVIYYNKTIFNELGIATPIKTYDELAAAAGKLKEAGYVPMSIFAKEKWITSAFYNGLVTREEAAGFGALDQQGLTELPQAFVSAAEEMEKLQQAGLFDANATNTNYDQASSQFYQGRAGMFVNGQWEIYSSAEKLGDQVDWMYWPAKDEATYEASKYNIAGAGSPQGYAVSPASENKDTAVKVAAFLAAKSAEYKYTQLGSPIVSPKTDKPIASDVPVMMQRIADELLPNAKEYAKLLSNTQIQNAINDNTQNMLVDGFTAEDFVINLNRTLGKENQ, from the coding sequence ATGAACAATCAGCGCAAAGGCTTAAGTGCACTAATGATAACGCTTTCCATGACTCTGGTGCTTTCAGCCTGCGGAGGAGGCAACAATGCAGCTTCTGACAACAATACGGCTGCAAATACGCCGGCAGAGGGTAGCGCAGTAAAACTGAAGGTATACGCCCAGCATTTTGACGACGATACAAAGGGGCCGTTTGACTACGCAGTAGCTGAGCTGAAAAAAGAAATGCCGGAGGTAGAGATCGAGCTTGACCCGGCGGTGCAGGACGGCAACCAGAAGCTGAAGACTTATGCCGCTACCGGCAACATGCCTGATATTTACTTTACAGACTGGGCGACACTGCAGACTTTTGCCAAGTCCAAGAATGTAGAAGTACTTGATGATTACGAAGCTACCACCGAATACAAAAACAGCCTGAACCCGGGCGTAGAATCGCGCCTGATTGCGCCGGACGGACATGTGTACGCATATCCAGACACCGGCATCGAGTTCCAGGTAATCTATTACAACAAGACTATTTTTAATGAATTAGGCATTGCCACTCCAATCAAGACCTACGATGAGCTGGCTGCAGCAGCCGGTAAATTGAAGGAAGCGGGCTACGTGCCGATGTCGATTTTTGCAAAAGAAAAATGGATTACCTCCGCGTTCTACAACGGTCTCGTAACCCGTGAAGAAGCTGCCGGCTTTGGCGCATTGGATCAGCAGGGGCTGACCGAGCTGCCGCAGGCATTCGTAAGCGCAGCAGAGGAAATGGAGAAGCTGCAGCAGGCCGGATTGTTTGACGCCAACGCAACAAATACCAACTATGACCAGGCGTCCTCCCAGTTCTACCAGGGGCGTGCCGGAATGTTCGTCAATGGCCAATGGGAAATCTACAGCTCGGCTGAGAAGCTCGGTGACCAGGTAGACTGGATGTACTGGCCGGCCAAGGACGAGGCAACCTACGAGGCGTCCAAATATAACATCGCCGGAGCGGGATCCCCGCAGGGCTATGCGGTATCTCCGGCCAGCGAGAACAAGGATACTGCAGTAAAAGTAGCCGCCTTCCTGGCAGCCAAATCAGCCGAGTACAAATATACCCAGCTGGGCAGCCCGATCGTTTCGCCTAAAACCGATAAGCCCATCGCATCCGATGTACCGGTTATGATGCAGCGGATTGCTGATGAGCTGCTGCCAAATGCCAAAGAATACGCGAAGCTACTTAGCAATACCCAGATTCAGAATGCCATCAATGACAACACCCAGAATATGCTGGTAGACGGATTCACTGCAGAGGATTTTGTCATCAACCTGAACCGCACGCTCGGCAAAGAAAACCAGTAG
- a CDS encoding sugar ABC transporter permease, with translation MNKYLGNKPALALFLLPALLLYSVILIYPVLQTVFRSFYDWDGLSTASFAGLTNYRELFSDPLLGTSLKNGALFALVLAVFQIGLGTILALVCANPRVRGRKLLKTAYFIPVVLSVTVVCQLWIAMYDPTNGLVNKLFDVLGIPYQQNWLVSPTQSIIAIAFVNAWQFMGYQFSLLYAGVKAVPEDYFEAATIDGCGKWRAHWHVTLPLMRETFKFCFTIAITSGIGAFVQMLIMTNGGPGTTNYTLTFMIYRYAFMESNYGYACAVSVLLVMISLVATVVINKVFDRGQHA, from the coding sequence ATGAATAAATACTTGGGAAATAAACCGGCACTGGCGCTGTTTCTGCTCCCCGCCCTGTTATTATACAGTGTTATTCTGATTTATCCGGTCCTGCAGACTGTATTCCGCAGCTTTTATGACTGGGATGGTCTGAGTACCGCCAGTTTTGCAGGTTTGACGAATTACCGCGAGCTGTTCAGCGATCCGCTGCTGGGAACTTCGCTTAAGAACGGGGCTCTGTTTGCCCTGGTACTGGCTGTGTTTCAAATCGGACTCGGCACTATTCTGGCACTTGTGTGCGCGAATCCGCGGGTTCGCGGACGCAAGCTGCTCAAAACGGCGTATTTTATCCCCGTGGTCCTGTCAGTTACCGTTGTCTGCCAGCTGTGGATTGCCATGTATGACCCGACGAACGGACTTGTAAACAAGCTGTTTGATGTGCTGGGCATCCCTTATCAGCAGAACTGGCTGGTTTCGCCGACACAGTCGATTATTGCGATCGCTTTTGTCAACGCCTGGCAGTTCATGGGCTATCAGTTCTCGCTGCTGTACGCCGGTGTAAAAGCTGTTCCTGAGGATTATTTCGAGGCTGCGACAATCGACGGCTGCGGCAAATGGCGGGCACACTGGCATGTTACCCTGCCGCTGATGCGCGAGACATTCAAATTTTGCTTCACGATCGCGATTACTTCCGGTATTGGAGCCTTTGTACAGATGCTGATCATGACCAACGGCGGACCGGGCACGACCAACTATACGTTGACCTTTATGATTTACCGGTATGCTTTTATGGAGAGTAACTACGGGTATGCCTGCGCAGTATCGGTTCTGCTCGTGATGATCTCGCTTGTAGCGACCGTTGTTATCAACAAGGTATTCGACCGCGGACAGCATGCCTAA